Proteins encoded within one genomic window of Drosophila willistoni isolate 14030-0811.24 chromosome XL unlocalized genomic scaffold, UCI_dwil_1.1 Seg141, whole genome shotgun sequence:
- the LOC6648625 gene encoding DNA topoisomerase 3-beta: MRTVLMVAEKPSLAASLANILSNGRCTAKRGTNNGCSTHEWTGNFRNEGSVHFRMTSVCGHVMSLDFISKYNSWDKVDPVELFGCPTEKKETNPKQHMRTFLAHEARGCDYLVLWLDCDKEGENICFEVMDAVQHVIRNVYTPQVTYRAHFSAITEKDIKGAMEKLGFPNENEAKSVDARQELDLRIGCAFTRFQTKFFQDRYGDLDSSLISYGPCQTPTLGFCVKRHDDIQTFKPESFWYLQLLAGQPEFTLEWARVRVFKKDIAIMLMQKVKEQKEAMVESVTSKETFKSKPQALNTVELMRICSSGLGIGPFQAMQIAERLYTQGFISYPRTETNQYPANFDLPAVVRVLQPSNEFGDDAREIATDMQTPRKGKDAGDHPPITPMKLAQRGEFDRDTWRVYEFICRHFLGTVSRDLKYRVTTAKLKVGLECFSCSANVLMDAGFTKVMTWQAFGRDEAIPPFVQGTKVAINDVRLAESQTGPPDYLTEAELITLMEQHGIGTDASIPVHINNICQRNYVRIENGRKLIPTTLGIVLVHGYQKIDPELVLPTMRSEVERMLTLIAKGSANFNDVLRHAIQIFKLKFMYFVKNIANMDALFEVSFSPLAESGKAHSRCGKCRRYMKYIQTKPARLHCSHCDETYALPNGNVKVYREFKCPLDDFDLLAFSTGVKGRSYPFCPYCYNHPPFSDMPYLGGCNTCTHATCPHSLNSLGISGCVECPTGVLVLDSTLAPSWKLGCNRCDVIINCFKGATKISVDETKCTDCGAQLVSVVYKSDKSKFKDGSEEKTGCIFCSTDFMHLVEKHRAVASRPVRSGGGSRGGKAGRGGGPGGVAAAGPNATNASGTVGGGGGGGGGGGNSRGGRGGRQPKDKMAQLAAYFV, from the exons ATGAGGACAGTTTTAATGGTAGCGGAGAAGCCTTCTTTGGCAGCCTCACTGGCCAACATACTCTCGAATGGACGGTGTACAGCCAAGAGGG GTACCAACAATGGTTGTTCCACCCATGAATGGACCGGCAATTTCCGTAACGAGGGATCTGTACACTTTCGCATGACCTCCGTTTGTGGTCATGTGATGTCTTTGGATTTCATAAGCAAATATAATTCATGGGATAAGGTCGATCCGGTTGAATTGTTTGGTTGTCCCACCGAGAAGAAAGAGACAAATCCCAAACAGCATATGCGTACATTTCTAGCCCATGAGGCACGCGGTTGTGATTATTTGGTCCTTTGGCTCGATTGCGATAAAGAGGGCGAAAATATTTGCTTCGAGGTTATGGATGCAGTGCAGCATGTCATACGGAATGTGTATACACCCCAGGTTACATATCGTGCCCATTTCTCGGCCATTACCGAAAAAGATATTAAAGGAGCCATGGAAAAACTTGGATTCCCCAATGAGAATGAAGCAAAATCTGTGGATGCTCGTCAGGAATTAGATTTACGCATTGGCTGTGCCTTTACGCGATTCCAAACGAAATTCTTTCAGGATCGTTACGGTGATTTGGATTCATCGCTCATCTCGTATGGTCCTTGTCAAACGCCCACGTTGGGTTTCTGTGTCAAACGACACGATGACATACAGACATTTAAGCCCGAAAGTTTTTGGTATCTACAATTGTTGGCCGGCCAGCCGGAATTTACACTGGAATGGGCCAGAGTGCGTGTCTTTAAGAAGGATATAGCCATAATGCTGATGCAGAAAGTTAAAGAGCAAAAAGAGGCCAT GGTGGAAAGTGTTACCAGCAAAGAGACGTTCAAGAGCAAACCGCAGGCCTTAAATACCGTGGAGCTTATGAGAATTTGCAGTTCCGGCCTGGGAATTGGACCTTTTCAGGCTATGCAAATAGCCGAACGTCTGTATACGCAGGGCTTTATCAGTTATCCACGTACCGAGACCAATCAGTATCCAGCCAATTTCGATTTGCCTGCTGTCGTTCGTGTGCTGCAACCGTCAAATGAATTTGGTGATGATGCCCGTGAAATAGCCACCGATATGCAAACTCCACGCAAGGGTAAAGATGCTGGCGATCATCCACCGATTACACCAATGAAATTAGCTCAACGCGGAGAATTCGATCGGGACACCTGGCGTGTCTATGAGTTCATTTGTCGACATTTTCTGGGCACTGTGTCGAGGGATTTGAAATATCGTGTTACGACAGCCAAACTGAAAGTTGGTCTGGAATGTTTTTCATGTTCGGCCAATGTCCTAATGGATGCCGGCTTCACCAAGGTAATGACCTGGCAGGCCTTTGGTCGTGATGAGGCCATTCCACCCTTTGTCCAGGGCACAAAAGTGGCCATTAATGATGTTCGTTTAGCTGAGAGTCAAACTGGTCCACCGGATTATCTAACAGAAGCGGAATTGATAACCCTAATGGAACAGCATGGCATTGGCACAGATGCCTCAATTCCGGTCCATATTAATAACATTTGTCAGCGTAATTATGTGCGCATAGAGAATGGCAGAAAACTGATACCCACCACATTGGGTATTGTTCTGGTGCATGGTTATCAGAAAATAGATCCGGAATTAGTTTTGCCCACCATGAGATCGGAAGTCGAACGCATGTTAACACTTATTGCCAAAGGATCGGCCAATTTCAACGATGTTTTGCGTCATGccatacaaatatttaaattgaaattcatgTATTTCGTTAAGAATATTGCGAATATGGATGCTCTATTTGAGGTCTCATTTTCGCCACTTGCCGAATCCGGCAAGGCGCATTCTCGATGTGGCAAATGTAGGCgatatatgaaatatattcAG ACAAAACCGGCTCGTCTTCATTGTTCGCACTGCGACGAAACTTATGCCCTACCCAATGGCAATGTAAAGGTTTATCGTGAATTCAAATGCCCATTGGATGACTTTGATCTTTTAGCCTTCTCCACGGGCGTTAAGGGGCGTTCGTATCCGTTTTGCCCATATTGCTACAATCATCCGCCATTTAGTGATATGCCCTATTTGGGTGGCTGTAATACATGCACACATGCCACCTGCCCCCACTCTCTCAACAGCCTGGGCATATCCGGTTGTGTAGAGTGTCCCACGGGTGTTTTGGTTCTCGATAGTACATTGGCCCCATCCTGGAAATTGGGTTGTAATCGTTGCGATGTCATAATCAATTGTTTTAAGGGAGCTACAAAAATTAGTGTAGATG AAACCAAATGCACGGACTGTGGTGCCCAATTGGTGAGTGTTGTCTACAAATCGGATAAATCGAAATTCAAAGATGGAAGCGAAGAGAAAACTGGATGCATTTTCTGCTCCACGGACTTTATGCATCTAGTGGAAAAGCATCGAGCGGTTGCCTCCCGACCAGTACGCAGTGGCGGTGGTTCACGTGGCGGCAAGGCTGGACGAGGTGGTGGCCCCGGTGGTGTTGCTGCAGCTGGTCCGAATGCTACTAATGCATCGGGCACCGTCGggggtggcggcggcggcggtggtggagGTGGCAATTCCAGGGGAGGACGCGGTGGCAGACAGCCCAAGGACAAAATGGCACAGTTGGCGGCGTATTTCGTTTGA
- the LOC6648624 gene encoding ras-related protein Rab-10, giving the protein MAKKTYDLLFKLLLIGDSGVGKTCILFRFSDDAFTSTFISTIGIDFKIKTVELRGKKIKLQIWDTAGQERFHTITTSYYRGAMGIMLVYDITNEKSFENIVKWLRNIDEHANEDVEKMILGNKCDMTDKRVVSKERGEAIAREHGIRFMETSAKSNINIERAFCELAEAILDKTSGRESAENPERVVIDRRNNDKAPGYNKCCA; this is encoded by the exons atggcAAAGAAAACTTACGATTTACTTTTCAAACTGTTGCTAATTGGTGATTCGGGTGTTGGCAAAACATGCATATTATTTCGATTCTCGGATGATGCATTTACGTCCACATTTATATCAACTATAG gaattgatttcaaaatcaaaacagTCGAACTCAGGGGCAAAAAGATCAAACTACAAATATGGGACACTGCCGGCCAGGAGAGATTTCACACAATAACTACGTCATATTATCGAGGTGCCATGGGCATAATGCTTGTCTATGAcataacaaatgaaaaaagttTTGAGAATATAGTCAAATGGCTAAGGAACATTGATGAG CATGCCAACGAGGATGTCGAGAAGATGATATTGGGAAACAAATGCGATATGACCGACAAGCGAGTGGTCAGCAAAGAACGCGGTGAGGCG ATTGCTAGAGAGCATGGAATACGATTTATGGAAACATCCGCCAAATCAAATATAAACATTGAACGTGCATTTTGTGAACTTGCCGAGGCCATATTAGATAAAACATCTGGACGTGAATCAGCCGAGAATCCTGAGCGTGTGGTTATTGATCGTCGGAATAATGACAAGGCGCCGGGCTATAATAAATGTTGTGCGTAA
- the LOC6648623 gene encoding N-acetylglucosamine-6-phosphate deacetylase, which yields MTPPTATTTTTTISDLPCGCAELLQFINCRLIRDHQLIKDDLWVRNGKIINPEPVFFDERSKAHRQVDCHGAIIAPGYIDLQINGGYGVDFSYDKDTTEEGVRLVATGLVKTGVTSFCPTLVTSPNANYHTILPRIPKSIPNGAGILGVHVEGPFINPQKKGAHPEDCIQTIDKGLETLVATYGSLERIKIITLAPEKVSDPCVIAELVKRGITVSLGHSMASLSDGERAVQQGATLITHLFNAMLPFHHRDPGLVGLLASDAIPKGQTVYFGIIADGVHTHPAALRIAYRTHPQGLCLVTDAISALGLEDGLHHIGQLPMEVRRGKAFIAGTETLCGSIAPMDECVRIFRKATNCSTVYAIEAATLHPAKSLKMEQQKGTLNFGSDADFIVLDDDLHVLSTWIAGECVHRQDAQ from the exons ATGACGCCCCCCACAGCGAcgaccacaacaacaacaatatcagATCTACCTTGCGGCTGCGCAGAACTGCTGCAGTTCATCAATTGCCGACTAATACGCGATCATCAATTGATCAAGGATGATCTCTGGGTGAGAAATGGCAAGATCATAAATCCGGAACCCGTTTTCTTTGACGAACGCTCCAAGGCACATCGTCAAGTGGACTGCCATGGAGCCATTATAGCCCCTGGCTATATTGACCTTCAGATTAACG GTGGTTATGGTGTGGATTTCTCCTATGACAAAGACACCACCGAGGAGGGTGTTCGGCTAGTGGCCACGGGTCTAGTGAAAACGGGCGTTACCTCTTTTTGTCCCACATTGGTGACATCACCGAATGCCAATTATCATACAATACTGCCACGCATTCCAAAGAGCATACCAAACGGTGCTGGCATTTTGGGTGTACATGTTGAGGGTCCATTTATTAATCCCCAGAAGAAGGGCGCCCATCCCGAGGACTGCATACAGACCATAGATAAG GGTCTGGAAACACTTGTGGCTACGTATGGATCCTTGGAGAGAATCAAGATAATAACATTAGCTCCCGAAAAGGTCAGCGATCCGTGCGTTATCGCTGAACTAGTCAAGCGTGGCATCACCGTGTCGCTGGGCCATTCGATGGCTTCGCTTAGCGATGGCGAACGCGCTGTCCAACAGGGTGCCACCTTGATAACACATCTCTTCAATGCCATGCTGCCGTTCCATCATCGCGATCCTGGTCTGGTGGGCCTCTTGGCCTCTGATGCCATACCCAAGGGTCAGACAGTATATTTTGGCATCATAGCCGATGGGGTACACACTCATCCGGCTGCCTTGAGGATTGCCTATCGCACCCATCCGCAAGGCTTGTGTCTGGTAACCGATGCCATTTCGGCCTTGGGTCTGGAAGATGGTCTGCATCATATTGGCCAATTGCCCATGGAAGTGAGGCGAGGCAAAGCGTTTATTGCCGGCACGGAAACACTTTGCGGTAGTATTGCGCCCATGGACGAGTGTGTGCGTATTTTCCGCAAGGCCACCA ATTGCTCCACTGTCTATGCCATTGAAGCGGCGACTTTGCATCCGGCCAAAAGTCTTAAAATGGAGCAACAAAAGGGCACTTTGAATTTTGGTTCAGATGCCGATTTCATAGTCCTGGACGATGATTTGCATGTACTTTCCACTTGGATAGCAGGAGAATGTGTGCATCGACAGGATGCACAATAG